A genomic stretch from Solanum stenotomum isolate F172 chromosome 8, ASM1918654v1, whole genome shotgun sequence includes:
- the LOC125873854 gene encoding uncharacterized protein LOC125873854, producing MIEKAFSDVVTPLSADIDALAARIVVCERGQEATEEVTVLKAAIAVLRRDVDQMWSTDMSMIFGTVEIPDVLIELDMPSATIGDDVRAEEVVDLESEAETDEEMVGVAEEVSYEGLTETEEAMVDATV from the coding sequence ATGATTGAGAAGGCCTTTTCTGATGTTGTGACACCCTTGAGTGCGGATATTGATGCCCTTGCGGCAAGGATAGTGGTGTGCGAGCGTGGCCAAGAAGCCACTGAGGAGGTGACGGTTTTAAAGGCCGCTATTGCTGTGCTAAGGAGAGATGTGGACCAGATGTGGTCCACTGACATGTCTATGATTTTTGGTACGGTGGAGATCCCAGATGTACTAATTGAGCTAGATATGCCTTCGGCTACCATCGGAGATGATGTTCGAGCTGAGGAGGTAGTTGATCTCGAGTCTGAGGCTGAGACAGATGAGGAGATGGTTGGGGTTGCTGAGGAGGTTTCTTACGAGGGCCTTACGGAGACTGAGGAGGCAATGGTAGATGCAACTGTGTAG